CCACGGCTCGAGCTCACATTGAGCCAAGAACAAAGCAAGCATTCGGGTAGAGCGCACGTGCAGATATCAGTCCTGCAGCCTACGTACCGGTTGGTCTTTTCTTTCGCGCTCTACGAGCCGTGGTCTACCATATCCTGTTGCCACGGGAGTGACATCTTCGATTACGACAATCACAACGTGCTGGTCATAACCCTTCAGGTAGCCGCAACTACGATCGCACACAAGTACATCTTCGAAGTCGTTTTCCTGCTGAGAATCTACTAAAGACTGGAATGTCCTCCTCCTCATCCAGTCGCGGCCATCACCTGCTCGTCGTAATTTGTCTAagattcaacttttttttttccatctgaAAACAGTTGGTGATACCTTATGCCTATGTTGTATACCAACCCCTATCGGCGTCTACAATCATGCAGGTTTTCAGCAATACAGTGCTGCGGCATTGGCGGGGGTGTCACCCACCGTGACGCACCATCGAAAGCACGTACCTGTTGGCAGTACATGCCGTCCCACACGCTAGGCGGTGCGGCAGAGGCGCTGACACTTGGCTGCTGCCAGGCCTGCTCCCCAGCTCTCCCCGGCGCCAGCCAGACGACCGGATTCATGCTGTCGAACTTTCGCCGCGCGATGGAGTCCGCCAAGTCCGCCGGCGCGATGGAGGGAAGCGAGGAAGGAGGGCTGCCCACGGAGACCAGGTCGTCCACCGACTGCGGAGCCGACGTCACCGGCGGGAACTCGCAGCACTGGACGGGGGACAGATTGCGCTTGCGTCCCGGCGACTGGGGTTCCAGTGACGCGAAAAGGTCTTGCTCCAGTTCAAGGCGGAAGGCCGACGGCATCAGCGCCGTCGTCGTCTTGCTCGGTGGCTCGGTGTTCACGTGTAGGCCCGAGAACAGCCGGGACGCCTCGTCATACCGCTGCTCACCTTCGTCGTCGGTCGGCAGAAACAGACGCGGCAGTCGTCGGGGCATCTGCCATTCGCGTGGCCTGCGGTCAGACCCGACCGAACTGTAAAGACCTAACACAATCACATTTAGAAAGCGCATTTGAAAGTCAGTTTTAGCTTCAGAATCCTAAAAGTGTGCTTGCTTGATCAGATTTCTCGGGCACATGCTCGCATCAGTGCTTCCGTATCTGTGGACAGAAAGTATATTTCTCTAGTTCGAGCAGGTAAAAGCGTCTTTTATTTATACTAACATATAAATACAAGTTTAACAACGCGTGATGGTTCCTAGCATTTATCACTTTTTATTCTGGATTGCCGCGAGACTTTTGTTGGATGCAGCGAGACTTTTGGTATAAGTATGAAAAACAGAAACGTCTATGTCGTTCTTATCTCCACGTAATGGGGAGACGAGTGAGAAACAGGCAGATAAAAAGGCCCACAAGGTAGTTATGCCGAAAGAAAGCAAGCACAAAAGCGAATGCATAAAAAGACTACGAAGCGCTATCATGCACAACGACCTCAGCCAATTGTTTGTACTGAGTAAACAAAACCCGTGGCTTCGATACGTATAGGGCTATTCTGTTCTATTGAAACTTTTCATCTTTCAAAGCAAGACAACGGACCACAGCGAAAATGTTCGATGAGCCGTGGCGCATCGTAACACTTCCTCGAGGATGGTGCCTCGGACTGCGGCCAACGTGTCGACTAGAGGTCTCTAGTTTGTCGAGGCCCGAACGAACAGGCGTCCTCCTGTCGAAGCACTGGCACCGCGGGCTGAGGACTGCCCTCGTATTCACCTGCGTTTTCGCGAGCTGCCATCGCCATCGCAACACACAATGTCTCGTAGCATACCACAGTCCCGGCCGCCATCTCACCCACCGGCATTATTTTCTGATCACGTATAGAACTGTTTGCATATTTCGCTTACAGGAATTCGACGCAGCCACGCAGGGACCGGACACAGTCACGTGCGATGGGAGTAGGCTCGCTCCCAGCGTAACGTCATGCGTGATCCGGGGGccttcttttaaatgcgaagcatttcttggcgaacatttgctactttgaccgtatctatctatctatctatctatctatctatctatctatctatctatctatctatctatctatctatctatctatctatctatctatctatctatctatctatctatctatctatctatctatctatctatctatctatctatctatctatctatctatctatctatctatctatctatctagccgccgaCGACTTTGTGTTCTCATGGTTGTTTcataacttggtatgtaccaaaattagcatctacgacaagagtatatgatgaacataaatgatatgtcatgacatgaatatcatgacatgtgtgtcatgtaggtcatgaaacagccacctacatcttggtgctctcacggtcaattcgttaacttggtaggtaccaaaattgatatattatgacacgagtgtatgaagaacataagtgataggtcatgacaaaaatgtcatattgcccctatccctgcaccagcgccgctacctgccgtcaccccgtatgcgacgcttcagtgagcgcaggcggttccttattttggagaggctcggccGGCCgcacgtaaatcggacatttggcgcatgcacgaccgacgaccgctctgttaccactgtggtgaggcgggtcattTATACCGAGATTGCCTGTGCCGtcgccttggactccaggggtttcctgtAAATTCGCCCCGACCACGTTTCTGACAGcggccacccgagattgaagattttatcgcccgacagcgcgcgccaccgtcatcaaggcgccagtcgctatcgccgtcaccacgaccatcctattcgggaggtgcaagtcggatgtcgcaaggacgctctccgagccctcgcctggaaaactgacgtcaacaACATTTCGCGGCGATTCCGCTGATACTCGACGAGCCGAAGACCTCCAATTGAAGCGACCTCAGACCAacggagacttgacgacgccGGTGTCTCAGGCGGGAGACAGCTTTTCCatgaatacagtaaaagctcgatgatacgatcacggctaatacgaatttccggatgatacgaatttttctgtggtcccggccgagccccattactttgcaacgtgctagagaacggttgttacgaatcaattttcagcctgcgtcggttgatacgaataaacgccgccccacggacggccgcgaaaaagaacagcgcgcagtcacgcgctttctctccttctcttttggtgcggaggcgcggcgccggacagcgcggactccgcgactgggcgcgaagagtttgaagcggtggcgcttcaagaaataaatgctttttacgtacatgtgcctgagtgagttcacctctgactctttaatttagctgcagtcgaatctcgttaattcgaacacgcttatttcgaacataccgcgcaccgacaatgctcttagcagcgcgccaaatagcgcggcggcgcctccgaccggcattgctccgacaccgtcatagagcaaaagctcaggagagacccctcaatgccgcgcgtgaaggaacgaaaagaaaaaaaagaacccgcggcggaaatttcccccctctctcaaattgcaaggtcgccgtttctgcatcgcgccggaacaagcgtgtacgtgccgactagagtgttctagacaaccgtattctagcacacacgtctcagccacgcggataaaatggcagtgaacccttctcctctattttctagtcacatgttgaccttgcacgctgcggcagcagcgcagaaggaagcagcggcggaggcacagtcgggccaacgaaactgccacgcccgcaaacgctcgcttcccgataacgacagaaaacgaaacttcagggggcggctaaaataagctggcgccagcacggcggcgggcgcgcacggagatgtgcgcacggagtcaaaggtgagagagctacgagggagttgagagggagggcgaggggagccaccgaagcggcggatttgacgcggccatatccgcttccctgccgccctcctccctcaccttcgacggtctccgcgcgcacccgtgtgccggcgccgcccgctcgctccctgaagcttcgttttctgtcgttatcgggaagcgaccgttagccggcgtgggcagtttcgtggcccgcgcttgctatgcgcttgcgcgccgcgatatttcacgactcgcaccgttcgtgcatcgtgctatggtgcacgaatacttaaaaaatacgtccttttaattcgaacaaattttcgggccccttcgagttcgaattatcgagattcgacagtagttttaattgtgtttcgatgacacgaatttcggctaatgcgaatatttttcgtgaccccgtgagattcgtatcatcgagcttttactgtatacctgtgctgatcgacggtctaaatgttactgccttaatcgacactggcgctgactactcGATTATCAGCGGCAAACTGGCAAGTCGTCTAAAGAAAGTCGTTACGCCTTGGAcggcgagtgagtgacctcaattatgaagtccttctggacggcacccagccagcacgacgccgacagCCACGAcctgagattgtgcacgtcgtgcGGTTAAAACCACATCGCACACCATAATAGTCGTGGTTTCCGGACGATTACGTTTCTCCTGGGGCAAGTCTTTCTGCCTGTcaatgttttgtttagcatcgagtcgatgctcttctgggaggaggggtaatgccacgtgcTTGTGCCAttttgctcccagaagaagacgaggacggtcttgtccacgagctagcgccttgtcttttgtcggtgctgcgcggCCCGTTCGACGACTCGGACTTactttaacggcctcttttagaagccGCCTGTCTATTAAACTTGACAATATGACATCCGcgtcatgtaggccatgacaatgacccagagaaaaagtttaacactgaaaaaccacagaaatgggttcggacgtgggcactaagtgaaggtaacactaaaggacgatggatggatggatggatggatggatggatggaaaaactttattttggtccattgggtcgcgctagattactagcccgaagcgggccgctcccacgttgggaccgaaaggcctagcctatcggccgcttcgcgggcccattggactgcccatagctgttcatctaatgtgagactgcgtagagctgcgtcccaccgctcttcagtgttgtccttgtggctgcgtaacgcggagcaacgccagagcatatgacttagATCAATCGTGtagttacatttatcgcatgttgtattAGTAGAtatctccggatagatcttgttgattaataaagggttcggataagttcttgtttgtaagagccttagcgtaatggctTGAGCTCTATGCGGAGGGGGGAAGACCCTGCATtgtaggtagaagtgcttggttagctcgttgtacgtgaggaggtggtccttgtaatcaggaacctcagcatcttcttgccttgtggctgcgcggttggcaagtcctcgtgcagcattgtgggcagattcgttgaggttcacgggagcaccgatgatttctcccatatgagcaggaaaccagatgatcatgtggggtttgacgacctttccgtcgagaattgccagggcctgtctagagatgactcctttggcaaatgctcggacggctgccctagaatcgctgtggatcctggatgtcttttggtctaaaagtgccaatgcgatggctacttgttctgcaatgTCTGGTTGCGTGGTGTACGTGGAAGCCGAGTTGACGACTTCACCTTTGCCGTTCAGAATGACTGCTGTGAAGGCTCGTCTATTGGGCATGAAAGTCGCGTcaacgaacgagcattcttcagcctgattttgagctttctctagcagggctttggctctggcttgcCTTCTGCCCACGTTATGAACCTGGTGAACATTCCTTGGAACAGGCATGACTGTAATATTCTTCCGCAGATCGTTAGGAATTTCTCTATGATTATTATCTATTGCAgtaattggtataccaattcgtttgaggatctgtcttcctgatcgggtggtagagagtctaaagaactgggctctttcttgtgcctcggctatttcctCCAGTGTATTGTGCATTCCTAGTTGCATGAGTCTTTCGGTTTCCGAGTACATCGGTAGCCGAAGAGCTACCTTGATTACCTTCCTTAACATTGCATTGAGTTTGTCTCTTTCGGATCTCTGCCACTCGTGCATGGATGCTACGTAAGCGAAGTGACATAGCACAAAGGCGTGAAGCAGTCTAACGACGTTTTCTTCTTGAAGCCCATGTCGGCGGTTAGTTACTCTTTTGATAAGCCTAATTGCGTTGTCCACTTTCTTAGCGATACGTAGAATCGTTTGATTATTGGACCCGTTGGCTTCTATCACCAAGCCCAGGACCCGGATGGAGTCCACCCTTGGGATGACGCTTCCGCTCCTGGTATAGAGCGTTATGTCGTTCTCCCCAGGAGGAATCCATCCCCTGGGTTTGCGGCCTCTTCTCTTAGGTCTGTGTAGTAGTAGTTCTGATTTATTTGGTGAGCATCGGAGTCCCGTTGGGATGAGGTACTCTTCAGTgacgtttacggcttcttgtaatctttcttctatttctccgtcgctgcctccagTACACCATATGGTGACGTCATCCGCGTAAATGGTGTATTCAATGCTTTCGACGCCTTCGATTCTTCTAGCGAGACCTATCATTGACATATTAAAGAGAGTGggcgagatgactgctccttggggtGTGCCTCGGTTGCCTAGCTTCATTGTATCTGATGTTAGGTCCCCAGCCTTGAGCGTAGCCATCCTTCCACTGAGAAAGGCTTCGACGTATTGATGAAAGTGACTACCCAGACCGAGGTTTGAAATGGTTTCGAGTATAAATGTATGGAGGATattatcaaaggctttctccatgtctagtcCCAGTATCGCTCTCGTGTCCCTAGTCTTGTGGCTGATTATTTGGTTCTTGAGTAGGAGCATGGCATCTTGCGTAGATAAACCAGGTCTGAAGCCGATCATCGTGTGAGGGTAAACCTCGTGCTCTTCCAGGTACCGAGATAATCGATTCAGTATTGCATGTTCAgcaacctttcccacgcacgatgtgagcgagATCGGTCGTAGATTCTCGAGGCCAGGAGGCTTGCACGGCTTTGGGATTAAAATGGTGTTGGCGGTCTTCCATTCGCCAGGAACATCACCGCTCTTCCACATCTCATTAATCAGTTGTGTCAAATACTCTATGGAGTCATCATCCAAATTGCGGAGCATCTTATTTGTTATCCTATCGGGACCGGGGGCAGATTTCCCATTAAGATCGTGCAAAACCGCCCTGACCTCTCCTACTGTGAACTAAGCATGTAAAGTTGGGTTGTGTGTTCCCATATATTCCAATCGAGGAGGTTGCTTCTGCGTGTCCTCGACGGATAGGTACCTATTCACTAGCTGTACAATAACTTCCGACTTGGATGAGTCATTCTGCGCCACGTGCAACATTTTGTTTAACGTGTTGCGTTGATTCGATTTCGTGTTAGTTTCGTCTAGTAGGTGCTTCAGTAGATTCCAGGTTCCTCCTTTTCTCATTCGGCCGTCTATAGAGTTGCAAACCTCATCCCACTGTTGCTTAGAGAGGGTTTTGCAGTGCTCCTCTATCGCTCGATTGGTTTCGGCAATTTCCTTTCTCAGCCTACGGTTGAGTCTCTGACCCTTCCATCGGTTGAGCAGAGATTGTTTAGCTTCGATGaggtgcgccaatcggctgtccATCTTGTCGATCGGGAGATCCGTTAGCACCTCTTTAGTTGCGGCGCCAACGTCCTCCCTTAGTTGTGCGgtccattgttccaagcttaggTTGGCTTCTccaatcacccttttctttctgaTTTTACGGAATTCGTCCCAGTCAACGACCGAAAATTTGCGTAGTCTCTTCTGCGTAATCCGTAAGTTAATCATTAATATATTATGATCGCTACCCAAGTCTTGGTTCAAGTTAGCCCAGGTGGGTTCCGTTGTGTTGCGAACAAAAGTGAGGTCAGGAGTCGTGTCTCTACATGTCGATGTGCCGCATCTAGTTGAGAATGCTGGGTCCGTGATGAGCGTAAATTCTAGGTCCGTCGCCTCGCGCCATAGACTTTCCCCTTTGTTCGTATTATAGGGGTAACCCCAAGTGTGGTagggggcgttaaagtctccggcAACGATTAACGGTTAGTCTCGAGCTAGTTTGACTGCTTTGGTAAGTAGGCACTTGAATCTTTGCTTCAGATCTTTAGGGCTGCTGTAGACATTGAGAATAAAGATGC
This Dermacentor silvarum isolate Dsil-2018 chromosome 6, BIME_Dsil_1.4, whole genome shotgun sequence DNA region includes the following protein-coding sequences:
- the LOC125946277 gene encoding uncharacterized protein LOC125946277; translation: MKLRPTSGLYEMLRPRGFFWGLNYSNRPREWQMPRRLPRLFLPTDDEGEQRYDEASRLFSGLHVNTEPPSKTTTALMPSAFRLELEQDLFASLEPQSPGRKRNLSPVQCCEFPPVTSAPQSVDDLVSVGSPPSSLPSIAPADLADSIARRKFDSMNPVVWLAPGRAGEQAWQQPSVSASAAPPSVWDGMYCQQPSAPASSAITTTSLTTTTASQPTAAALVEPVVDGFQSLSLSGESFVQPQQEEQQEQVVQQSLQEPPQQQQLLHMLQAPLQESQEQQQLLQQALAVCRRTGRD